A stretch of the Arachis stenosperma cultivar V10309 chromosome 6, arast.V10309.gnm1.PFL2, whole genome shotgun sequence genome encodes the following:
- the LOC130936439 gene encoding splicing factor U2af small subunit B-like, with the protein MAEHLASIFGTEKDRVNCPFYFKIGACRHGDRCSRLHTKPTISPTLLLSNMYQRPDMITPLLPPNPNQPQSQSLDPDKVQDHFEDFYEDLFEELSKYGQIQSLNICDNLADHMVGNVYVQFKEEDHAANALMNLTGRFYSGRPIIVDFSPVTDFREATCRQYEENVCNRGGYCNFMHLKKISRDLRKKLFGRNRRWNRSRSRSRSRSPPRSRNYDERSHGRGSSRRDSDRSHGHHGRRPRSRSPRRRGRRSRSLGGRDRSPVRESSAERRAKIEQWNREKEQGDSGNQNNANGNDYKEPSVPKNGNESDNHQTYQHNSD; encoded by the exons ATGGCGGAGCACTTGGCATCGATATTCGGTACGGAGAAAGACAGAGTGAACTGCCCCTTCTACTTCAAGATCGGGGCCTGCAGGCACGGCGACCGCTGCTCCAGGCTTCACACGAAGCCCACCATAAGCCCGACGCTGCTCCTCTCCAACATGTACCAGAGGCCCGACATGATCACCCCTCTCCTCCCTCCAAATCCTAACCAGCCCCAGTCTCAGTCCCTTGATCCCGACAAGGTTCAAGACCATTTTGAGGACTTCTACGAGGACCTCTTCGAGGAGCTCAGCAAGTACGGCCAGATTCAGAGCCTCAATATTTGCGACAATCTCGCTGATCACATG GTTGGGAACGTGTATGTTCAGTTCAAAGAGGAGGACCATGCTGCCAATGCCTTAATGAATCTCACTGGGAGGTTTTATTCAG GTCGACCCATCATTGTTGACTTCTCTCCTGTTACTGATTTTCGGGAAGCTACTTGTAGGCAGTATGAGGAAAACGTTTGCAATAGAGGTGGCTACTGCAACTTCATGcacctaaaaaaaattagcag GGATTTGAGGAAGAAGTTATTTGGAAGAAACAGGAGATGGAATCGTAGTAGAAGTAGAAGCAGAAGCCGAAGTCCTCCTAGGAGTAGAAACTATGATGAGCGTTCACATGGTCGTGGTTCTAGTAGAAGGGATTCTGATAGGTCCCATGGTCACCATGGTAGGAGGCCTAGAAGCCGTAGTCCTCGACGTCGAGGAAGGCGAAGTAGAAGTCTGGGGGGGAGGGATAGGAGTCCAGTCAGAgaaagtagtgcagaaagaagGGCTAAAATAGAGCAATGGAACAGGGAGAAGGAGCAGGGAGATTCTGGTAACCAGAACAATGCGAATGGTAATGATTACAAGGAACCTAGCGTCCCAAAAAATGGTAATGAATCCGATAATCATCAAACATATCAGCATAACAGTGATTAG